TCTGAACACAGGGCATGTCTCGTATCTTCCATCACGTGGGCATTTCTCTCCTAGTGTTAGGAAGCACATTCCTGTTTTCTTATCGTAGTATGGACAGATCTTGTGGTGATGCTTAGCGCTTCTAATCATTCTCTGTATCCATTTCTGTTTCTCGTCGACCTCTTCTTTTTTCTCAGCTTTGCCTAGAGCTTCTTGTAGCTCGTGATCTTCTATTCTAACATCTGAGTTCATCTTAATTACACCTCTTTAGAAGTAATTATGGATGTTGTTAATCATTATTTCAAATATGTTTTAATTCTTATAAGTATATCCTCTCAATATGAGGGTGCTTCTTCGTGGGAACGAATAGTTCGTTCAAGGTTTTCGATAGGTATCACTGGAAATATGAGAACTGGTATCTTAGAAACTATAATATTATGAAGGCTGAGAGAGACTGTATTAAATCGCTTGGTTTACATGGTAAGGTTTTAGATGTAGGTGTTGGTACGGGGATTTTAACTTATGGATTATCTAAATCTATGGTTGGTGTTGATCCTTCTGAAAAAATGTTGTTATATGCTAGTAGAAGAGGATTTTTAACGATTAATTCTTTTGGAGAGGAGCTTCCATTTATTGATGGTTATTTCGACACTGTTATAGTAGTGGTCACAATATGTTTTGTAAATGATCCATTAAAGATGCTGGCTGAGATCAATAGGGTTTTAAAGAAGAATGGCACTCTAGTAACATGTGTTGTTCCAAAAGATAGTAGTTGGGGCATATATTATAACTGGTTAAAGAATAGTGGTAAGAGCTTGTTTTATAGATATGCTAGATTCTATACTATTCAAGAACTATTCTATATGCTTTCAATTACAGGATTTATAGTTAAAGATACTTGTTCAACACTATCATATCCACCTGGTAATCCTCCAGCATATGAAGTACCTATTAAATCTCTTGTCCCCGATTCAGGTTTTATCTGTATTAGGGCTGAGAAGAAATGAACAATATTGATCACAGCCTTATTGCTTCTTTGAGAAGAGTTTATGGAAGCCTAACTTATTCCCTATTAGATAAAATATTGCTGCCTCCAAAACGATTATACCTGCGCGTCAATACTATGCTTATTACTCGCGATGAATTAGTTGAGCTATTGAAAAAGCGGGGTATTAACGTAAAGAAGGATCCCTATGTTGAAGAAGCAGTATTTATTGAGTTAGAGGGGCCTAACAAGATACCTGTTTATGATAAAAAAATCGTTGTCGATAAATATGCTGCTGAATCTATAATGATTGGTGCAAATCTTTATAGACCAGGCATATTAAGATTTGATCGTTTTAAAGAAAACGAATATGTTAATGTTCAAGCTACTAATGGAAAAATAATATCTGTTGTTAGAACTCTTGTTTCATCTGATAAGCTGAAATATATTAGGAAAGGAATTGTCGGCGAAAACATTGTATCGATCTATAAGGCTCCCCCAATCCGTGATCTAGAAGAGTATGATCTGGGATTATTTTATCCTCAAAGCCTCCCAGCTATGACGGTATCAAGAATACTTGATCCCCAGCCGGGAGAGCTAATATTTGATATGAATGCTGCTCCAGGAGGTAAAACAAGTCATTTAATACAGTTGTCTCGAGGTAGGAGCAGAGTTGTAGCGTTTGAAAGAAATGTGAAGAAAGCATTGAAAGTATATTCTACCCTGAAAAGACTGCGTCTTCTACGAAACATTATTATTTTGCCTATGGATTCTAGATATGTTCATTTAGACCTGGACGCCTCTGAGAAGGTAGATAAGGTATTAATTGATCCGCCATGTACAGGTTTAGGTGTTAGGCCCAAGATAGAGATCGATATTAAAGGCGAGGATACAGTAGTTCTTAGCAAGTATCAGCGACAATTTCTCAATGCGGCATCAATGATTGTAGCTAGAAAAGGCATTATTGTTTACTCTACATGTACATTGACGTGGGAGGAGAACGAGGAGAACATTATATATGCTGTGAGGAAGTTAGGGTTAGAAACAATTGATTTAGGAAAGATCCCATATGCTGATAAAATCTATTATAGAGACATTATAGCATATAGGTTTTCCCCGCTAGGCTACGATATGCCTGGATTTTTCGTAGCTGTTCTGAGAAGAAAATAGATTATTTCACACGTTTCTTAACAAGTTTAGAGCCACATATTGGGCATGTATCCTCTGAGGGGTTTGCCGGGACATATCCACAAACAGGACAATATACTCGGTATCTTCTAGCTTTTCTAATACCTTCGGTTCTAAGAGGTTTAAACGGTATCCCTATATGGTATAGGAGGTTTTGAAGCGAGTAATCATCTGTGAAAACAACTACCTTATCATGCATTGTTTTTAATTGTAGAGACAGCGCTGCTACATCGATATCTGTTTTAGATAAGGATACATGTTCTCCTATCTCTCTGGCTTTGATTATGGTTTTCTTTTTAAAATCCTCTCTTGGCTCAATGATTTCAATCATTTTAGCCTCAATGCCTAGTTCAAGAGCCTTCTTATTTTCTTGATCCCTTACCTCATCAACTACTCTTGGAACCGTAAATATTTTAACAAGGTATTTTGGCAATTGTAAATGATACTTAGCTAGAAATGCAGAGGTATCAAATACTATGTTTAATTTCTTATTAATTCTGTTATGAATGCAATATTCTTCTTTTCTCAAATACATCCCTTATGAAATCTTTTTTCCCATAAATTCTCATGATTCGAAAGTCTTTATTGCTATGCTCAACTAATATTTTTCTATGAGGTCCTAATATATCGGTTCTCTCGCCATCAATGTATATTTCCATGATACCCATTGTTTCAATTAGTATTTTAGATAGTGGGGGAACTATGATTGGCGAAATATTTAGCTCCATAGGGTTTAATGGTGTAATATATATTGTTTCCAGGAAATAATCTATGAATGGCCCTCTCACCGATAAATTGTAAGCTGCTGATCCCGGAGAAGTACCTATAAGGATCCCGTCACCCTCTAAATAATATTCAGACACGAATGCTGGGGTTTTCACTGTTATCTTAGATCTTATAACTCTGCCTCTATCTATAGAGATTAATTCTGCTTCATTTAGAGCGGTGTATCTATTATTATCTAATATAACATCTATTCTGCTAAGTGTTTGTATAGTGAATAACCCGTTCATTACCATGTCAAGAATTTTTTCAAGATCACTTGTATCGATCGGTTCATATAATGCTGTCCTCCTACCACATGGTATCGGCAGTATTAATGGGGTTGTGTCTTGGAACACCCTTGAGATTTTCAATAATGTGCCGTCGCCTCCAATACTCACTACCAAGTCCGTCTTAATTTTCATCTCCTTGATCAAATCATCTACCCAGAAAGAATTCACTGCTAACCCGTACTCTCTCAATAATTCAATGATCTTTTTTGTTTTTTCTAGGCAGGTTGGTGTTGGTCGATAAATTACTAGAGCTCTCTTAAATACTTCTTTCATCATTTCCCCTCACTCTCTCAATAAATAATTATTTTGTTATTGAAAGATATTATAATACCCTATCCTTTAGTGTTTTACTGGTATTGGAGATGATTAAATGCGTCAAAGTATATAGGAGATATGCTAGTAACGTATTAGCTTTGCTGAAGAAACATGGGCTTCTAAATAGGGAATATAAAGTATCACATGATAAAGAATACGTATACATGCCTGTTATTCAAGGATCTGATGATGAAATACGTGTCGTACTTAGGGATTTCGAGTATGAATTAGTTGATTGTTTACCGGAAAAGAGGAGGAAGCATAGGGATTATGGATATATTCCATCATATGATCTCTTGGGAGACGTGGTTGTTGTGAGAGAAAATGTATTGGAAAATATTAGTAGGGAACAACTAGTTAACACAATACTTGATCTGCATCCGAACATTAAGGCTATTTATATCAAGGAGAAAACCATTGATGAGTTCCGTTTACCAAAGCTAAAATTGCTTTGGGGAGTAGAAGTAGGATCAGTTGTTGTCAAAGAATATGGTTTGTTATTCAAAATAATGCTTGGCAAAGTATACTATAATAAACGATTATCAGAGGAGCATAGAAGGATCTCCATTATTAGTGGCGAGAATGAAAAAATAATAGATTTATTCAGCGGTATAGGCGGGTTCCCAATACATATAGCTTCAATGCATAAAGCATTTATTTTAGCTAATGATCTTAACCCCTACGCATTTGTATCAATAATTGATAATATATTATTGAACAAGAAGAAACTCATAGGAAACATAGCAGTTACCAGGATTGATGCTAGGGAATTCACGAATTTCCCAAGTCTAAAAGAGTATTTTGATCGGTTAATAGCTAATCTTCCTCATAAAAGTATAGAATACATGTATGTCTATGATTATTTGCTGAGGAAAAATGGGATCCTGCACTTATATATTATTGGGAAAAACTTGGAAGATTTATTGGAGAGAATTAGCAAATATAGTGATAAATGGGTTTTAGAGAAAGCCGCAAAAGTATTAGATTATGCTCCCTACACTTATATCTACAGAGTTGATCTCATCAAGCGTTAATCCTACTATGTAGATTTTCAGAATAGTATGTGGATCCTTTAGTTTCTCTATTATTCTACGATCAATATCTTTTGCGGCTTTATTTGATCTTATAGCTACTGTTGCAGGCTCGACATATGTGCTTTTTCTAATAATAAGTTTCTTCTCATCATTTATTAGTAGGTTCTTTGAACCTGTAGCTAATATGTAATCCATTAGTTCGCCAACATAAAGTATGAAAACAATTATTGTATTATCTTGTTTTAGAATATTTTTCAGCTCAGGCCTTAGATCGTTTGCTGACTTATTACTGGCAACACCTATTATACAGTCCCCTCTAGGAGTTAGATAGTTTTCCTTTGTTATTTCAATAGTTGTTTTATGGGTTGCTTTTATGTTGGGATGTCCACGAGCTACTATTATGTCATATGCTTTCACGTGATCACCTCGGTATGGCTCACTAATAAGTAGTGTAAATATAAAACTATAACTGTGGTGGATAAGTATGCATATAAGGTTCGAGAATGAACGTAGAAGAGTTATTGATTATTTGCGTAGAATAGGAATAATAAGATCCGAAAAAGTTTATCATGCATTACTTAGTGCTCCAAGAGAAGAATTTGTTCCTTCCCACTACAGGGAATACGCTTATATCGATGAGCCATTACCTATAGGTTTCGGCCAAACCATTAGCGCTATACACATGGTTGCCATAATGACTGAAGAACTTGATCCAGAACCTGGAAACATTGTGTTAGAAGTTGGCACCGGCTCTGGTTATCAAGCAGCTGTTCTAGCTGAAATAGTTGCTAAGCAGGATTCTAGTAGGAGAGGCCATGTCTATACAATTGAGAGAATACCTGAACTAGCAGAGTTGGCTAAAAAGAACTTGGAAAGGACAGGTTATATAGAATATGTTACAGTAATAGTTG
This is a stretch of genomic DNA from Staphylothermus hellenicus DSM 12710. It encodes these proteins:
- a CDS encoding RsmB/NOP family class I SAM-dependent RNA methyltransferase, producing MNNIDHSLIASLRRVYGSLTYSLLDKILLPPKRLYLRVNTMLITRDELVELLKKRGINVKKDPYVEEAVFIELEGPNKIPVYDKKIVVDKYAAESIMIGANLYRPGILRFDRFKENEYVNVQATNGKIISVVRTLVSSDKLKYIRKGIVGENIVSIYKAPPIRDLEEYDLGLFYPQSLPAMTVSRILDPQPGELIFDMNAAPGGKTSHLIQLSRGRSRVVAFERNVKKALKVYSTLKRLRLLRNIIILPMDSRYVHLDLDASEKVDKVLIDPPCTGLGVRPKIEIDIKGEDTVVLSKYQRQFLNAASMIVARKGIIVYSTCTLTWEENEENIIYAVRKLGLETIDLGKIPYADKIYYRDIIAYRFSPLGYDMPGFFVAVLRRK
- a CDS encoding NOB1 family endonuclease, producing MRKEEYCIHNRINKKLNIVFDTSAFLAKYHLQLPKYLVKIFTVPRVVDEVRDQENKKALELGIEAKMIEIIEPREDFKKKTIIKAREIGEHVSLSKTDIDVAALSLQLKTMHDKVVVFTDDYSLQNLLYHIGIPFKPLRTEGIRKARRYRVYCPVCGYVPANPSEDTCPICGSKLVKKRVK
- a CDS encoding DUF371 domain-containing protein — encoded protein: MKAYDIIVARGHPNIKATHKTTIEITKENYLTPRGDCIIGVASNKSANDLRPELKNILKQDNTIIVFILYVGELMDYILATGSKNLLINDEKKLIIRKSTYVEPATVAIRSNKAAKDIDRRIIEKLKDPHTILKIYIVGLTLDEINSVDISVGSII
- a CDS encoding protein-L-isoaspartate O-methyltransferase; this encodes MHIRFENERRRVIDYLRRIGIIRSEKVYHALLSAPREEFVPSHYREYAYIDEPLPIGFGQTISAIHMVAIMTEELDPEPGNIVLEVGTGSGYQAAVLAEIVAKQDSSRRGHVYTIERIPELAELAKKNLERTGYIEYVTVIVGDGTKGYPEKAPYDRIIVTAAAPDVPEPLLKQLRMGGKLVIPVGDRFVQRLLTVRRVGEDEYVTRHGIECMFVPLIGEYGWRD
- a CDS encoding class I SAM-dependent methyltransferase, whose amino-acid sequence is MGTNSSFKVFDRYHWKYENWYLRNYNIMKAERDCIKSLGLHGKVLDVGVGTGILTYGLSKSMVGVDPSEKMLLYASRRGFLTINSFGEELPFIDGYFDTVIVVVTICFVNDPLKMLAEINRVLKKNGTLVTCVVPKDSSWGIYYNWLKNSGKSLFYRYARFYTIQELFYMLSITGFIVKDTCSTLSYPPGNPPAYEVPIKSLVPDSGFICIRAEKK
- a CDS encoding NAD(+)/NADH kinase: MMKEVFKRALVIYRPTPTCLEKTKKIIELLREYGLAVNSFWVDDLIKEMKIKTDLVVSIGGDGTLLKISRVFQDTTPLILPIPCGRRTALYEPIDTSDLEKILDMVMNGLFTIQTLSRIDVILDNNRYTALNEAELISIDRGRVIRSKITVKTPAFVSEYYLEGDGILIGTSPGSAAYNLSVRGPFIDYFLETIYITPLNPMELNISPIIVPPLSKILIETMGIMEIYIDGERTDILGPHRKILVEHSNKDFRIMRIYGKKDFIRDVFEKRRILHS
- a CDS encoding class I SAM-dependent methyltransferase, with translation MIKCVKVYRRYASNVLALLKKHGLLNREYKVSHDKEYVYMPVIQGSDDEIRVVLRDFEYELVDCLPEKRRKHRDYGYIPSYDLLGDVVVVRENVLENISREQLVNTILDLHPNIKAIYIKEKTIDEFRLPKLKLLWGVEVGSVVVKEYGLLFKIMLGKVYYNKRLSEEHRRISIISGENEKIIDLFSGIGGFPIHIASMHKAFILANDLNPYAFVSIIDNILLNKKKLIGNIAVTRIDAREFTNFPSLKEYFDRLIANLPHKSIEYMYVYDYLLRKNGILHLYIIGKNLEDLLERISKYSDKWVLEKAAKVLDYAPYTYIYRVDLIKR